One Actinoplanes missouriensis 431 DNA segment encodes these proteins:
- a CDS encoding carbohydrate ABC transporter permease, producing the protein MTILQERTQAADETANPPMRRNASITPYLFLVPYFVLFAGFMLLPAIYGLWISLHDWDYLLPGKPFVGLDNYQALFDPASAVFDFFWQSMQATGIFTVASVPLLLVVPLAVALLINRKFPGRTFFRAVYFAPYVLGVAVIGVLWRFLLDPNLGAVNAVLGTTTPWTTDLPWAWISLVGVTVWWTLGFNAVIYLAGLQDIPRELYEAARIDGGGKWAEFRHVTLPGLRPVLLFVVINTVLNSANMFGQAYLITQGAPGVETRTAIMYIAQTGLRDFKMGSAAAMSYLLTIALLLISLIIFRLFRTKD; encoded by the coding sequence ATGACGATCCTGCAGGAGCGCACGCAGGCCGCGGACGAGACGGCGAACCCGCCGATGCGGCGGAACGCCTCGATCACCCCGTACCTCTTCTTGGTGCCGTATTTCGTGCTCTTCGCCGGATTCATGTTGTTGCCGGCGATCTACGGGTTGTGGATCAGCCTGCACGACTGGGACTACCTGCTGCCGGGCAAGCCGTTCGTCGGGCTGGACAACTACCAGGCGCTGTTCGACCCGGCGTCCGCGGTCTTCGACTTCTTCTGGCAGTCCATGCAGGCCACCGGCATCTTCACGGTGGCCAGCGTGCCGCTGCTGCTGGTCGTGCCGCTCGCGGTCGCGCTGCTGATCAACCGGAAGTTCCCGGGCCGCACGTTCTTCCGGGCCGTCTACTTCGCTCCCTACGTGCTCGGTGTCGCGGTCATCGGCGTGCTCTGGCGGTTCCTGCTCGACCCGAACCTCGGTGCGGTCAACGCCGTGCTCGGCACCACCACGCCGTGGACCACCGACCTGCCCTGGGCGTGGATCTCGCTGGTCGGCGTCACGGTGTGGTGGACGCTCGGCTTCAACGCGGTGATCTACCTGGCCGGGCTGCAGGACATCCCGCGCGAGCTGTACGAGGCGGCGCGCATCGACGGCGGCGGCAAGTGGGCCGAGTTCCGCCACGTGACGCTGCCCGGACTGCGGCCGGTCCTGCTCTTCGTCGTGATCAACACGGTGCTGAACTCGGCCAACATGTTCGGCCAGGCCTATCTGATCACGCAGGGCGCGCCCGGGGTGGAGACCCGCACGGCGATCATGTACATCGCCCAGACCGGCCTGCGCGACTTCAAGATGGGCAGCGCCGCGGCGATGAGCTACCTGCTCACCATCGCGCTGCTGCTGATCAGCCTGATCATCTTCCGCCTCTTCCGGACCAAGGATTGA
- a CDS encoding ABC transporter substrate-binding protein, whose protein sequence is MNPYLTRRGALGLGAGAGTAILLSACGDSGPNEKVTGGGPNAAPAATAYTGPNVSLAFWNGFTGGDGAFMKTLIDQFNTEHQNIKVSMNVYQWADYYQKVPAAVSSGNGPDLGIMHVDSVATNAARGVILPLDDLAASLSLTEDDFSPPVWQAGVYNQKRYGIPLDVHPLGLFYNKTVMEKAGLDPEKPPATADEYLTALDKLKSAGVQGSWATPFQFTGSMWFHSLLWQFGGDLFDAGAQKATFAQDPGVQALTWYTDLVRKGYSPRNVAQDADLVALRNGKNALNWNGIWTINTLSEDKNLQWGAAPVPQIGTQKAVWAGSHQFVQFKQRSQDDNKLTAGKVFINWISQKSLEWAKGGQVPARKDVRESAEFKALPAQAALAQQIDYVHYPPSVPGIGDALNTVVTAVNESVLLRKEPAKALSDAAAKADQILEQNRKKYGG, encoded by the coding sequence GTGAACCCTTATCTGACCCGACGCGGCGCCCTGGGGCTGGGCGCCGGCGCCGGGACCGCGATTCTGCTCAGCGCCTGCGGGGACAGCGGTCCCAACGAGAAGGTCACCGGCGGCGGGCCGAACGCCGCGCCGGCCGCGACCGCCTACACCGGCCCGAACGTCTCCCTCGCCTTCTGGAACGGCTTCACCGGCGGTGACGGCGCGTTCATGAAGACGCTCATCGACCAGTTCAACACCGAGCATCAGAACATCAAGGTGTCGATGAACGTCTACCAGTGGGCCGACTACTACCAGAAGGTGCCCGCCGCGGTCTCCAGCGGCAACGGCCCCGACCTGGGCATCATGCACGTCGACAGCGTCGCCACCAACGCCGCGCGCGGCGTGATCCTGCCGCTGGACGACCTCGCCGCGTCGCTGAGCCTGACCGAGGACGACTTCTCGCCGCCGGTCTGGCAGGCCGGCGTCTACAACCAGAAGCGGTACGGCATCCCGCTCGACGTGCACCCGCTCGGGCTGTTCTACAACAAGACCGTCATGGAGAAGGCCGGCCTCGACCCGGAGAAGCCGCCGGCCACCGCCGACGAGTACCTGACCGCGCTGGACAAGCTCAAGTCGGCCGGCGTGCAGGGCAGCTGGGCCACCCCGTTCCAGTTCACCGGCAGCATGTGGTTCCACTCGCTGCTCTGGCAGTTCGGCGGCGACCTGTTCGACGCGGGCGCGCAGAAGGCCACGTTCGCCCAGGACCCCGGCGTGCAGGCGCTCACCTGGTACACCGACCTGGTCCGCAAGGGATACAGCCCGCGCAACGTGGCGCAGGACGCCGATCTGGTGGCACTGCGCAACGGCAAGAACGCGCTGAACTGGAACGGCATCTGGACGATCAACACGCTCTCCGAGGACAAGAACCTGCAGTGGGGCGCCGCGCCGGTCCCGCAGATCGGCACCCAGAAGGCGGTGTGGGCCGGTTCCCACCAGTTCGTCCAGTTCAAGCAGCGCAGTCAGGACGACAACAAGCTCACCGCCGGCAAGGTGTTCATCAACTGGATCAGCCAGAAGTCCCTGGAGTGGGCGAAGGGCGGCCAGGTGCCGGCCCGCAAGGACGTCCGGGAGAGCGCCGAGTTCAAGGCGCTGCCGGCGCAGGCGGCGCTCGCCCAGCAGATCGACTACGTGCACTACCCGCCGTCGGTGCCGGGCATCGGCGACGCGCTGAACACCGTGGTCACCGCGGTCAACGAGTCGGTGCTGCTGCGCAAGGAGCCGGCCAAGGCGCTGTCCGACGCGGCGGCCAAGGCCGATCAGATCCTCGAGCAGAACCGCAAGAAGTACGGCGGCTGA
- the arfA gene encoding arabinosylfuranosidase ArfA, which yields MTVARLTLDPSFVVGPVDRRLFGSFVEHMGRCVYTGIFEPGHPRADADGLRTDVLDLVRELGVTTVRYPGGNFVSAYRWEDGVGPVGDRPRRLDLAWRSIESNAFGLNEFMRWAALAGVEPMMAVNLGTRGAAEAAELVEYCNLADGTAAADLRRKHGVARPHDIRLWCLGNEMDGPWQIGSRTAEEYGRLAAQAGHAMKRVDPSIELVACGSSDADMPTFAAWEATVLEQAYDQVDYLSLHTYYDPERGDEASFRASAVHLDGYVDDVLATADHVRARLRRTKRIRLALDEWNVWYKSRLVEPEDRGIEDTPALIEDDFTVTDAMVVGNLLISMLRHADRLTVGCQAQLVNIIAPIRTAPGGPAWRQTIFHPFAQTARLARGTVLRPALTAPLMTTGRFGDVPAVDAVATLDGRTLTVFAVNRGTEPIPLHLDLRAFGGHRPGEHLVLANDDPHLSNTAEHPERVTLGSSRSTTEVLLAPVSWHALSFTLEERQ from the coding sequence ATGACAGTGGCGCGTCTCACACTCGACCCGTCCTTCGTCGTCGGCCCGGTCGACCGGCGGCTCTTCGGCTCCTTCGTGGAGCACATGGGCCGTTGCGTCTACACCGGCATCTTCGAGCCCGGGCATCCCCGGGCCGACGCCGACGGCCTGCGCACCGACGTGCTCGACCTGGTCCGCGAGCTGGGCGTGACGACGGTGCGCTATCCGGGCGGCAACTTCGTCTCGGCGTACCGCTGGGAGGACGGCGTCGGCCCGGTGGGCGACCGGCCGCGCCGGCTCGACCTGGCCTGGCGCTCGATCGAGAGCAACGCGTTCGGGCTCAACGAGTTCATGCGCTGGGCCGCCCTGGCCGGCGTGGAGCCGATGATGGCCGTCAACCTCGGCACCCGCGGCGCCGCCGAGGCCGCCGAGCTGGTGGAGTACTGCAACCTCGCCGACGGCACCGCCGCGGCCGACCTGCGCCGCAAACACGGCGTCGCCCGGCCGCACGACATCCGGCTCTGGTGCCTCGGCAACGAGATGGACGGCCCGTGGCAGATCGGCAGCCGCACCGCCGAGGAGTACGGGCGGCTCGCCGCCCAGGCCGGGCACGCCATGAAACGCGTCGACCCGAGCATCGAACTGGTCGCCTGCGGCAGCTCCGACGCGGACATGCCGACCTTCGCCGCGTGGGAGGCGACGGTCCTGGAGCAGGCCTACGACCAGGTCGACTACCTGTCCCTGCACACCTACTACGACCCCGAGCGCGGCGACGAGGCGAGCTTCCGCGCCTCCGCGGTGCACCTGGACGGCTACGTCGACGACGTGCTCGCCACCGCCGACCACGTCCGCGCCCGGCTGCGCCGCACCAAGCGGATCCGGCTCGCCCTCGACGAGTGGAACGTCTGGTACAAATCCCGGCTCGTCGAGCCCGAGGACCGCGGCATCGAGGACACCCCGGCGCTGATCGAGGACGATTTCACCGTCACCGACGCGATGGTGGTCGGCAACCTGCTGATCAGCATGCTGCGCCACGCCGACCGGCTCACCGTCGGCTGCCAGGCCCAGCTCGTCAACATCATCGCGCCGATCCGGACCGCGCCCGGCGGGCCGGCCTGGCGGCAGACGATCTTCCACCCGTTCGCGCAGACCGCACGGCTCGCCCGCGGCACCGTGCTGCGGCCCGCGCTGACCGCGCCGCTCATGACCACCGGACGGTTCGGCGACGTGCCGGCCGTCGACGCGGTCGCCACCCTCGACGGCCGCACGCTCACCGTGTTCGCGGTCAACCGCGGCACCGAACCGATTCCCCTGCACCTCGACCTGCGCGCGTTCGGCGGGCACCGACCCGGCGAACACCTCGTGCTGGCGAACGACGACCCCCACCTGTCCAACACCGCTGAGCACCCGGAGCGGGTCACGCTCGGGTCTTCCCGCAGCACCACGGAAGTCCTGCTCGCGCCCGTCTCCTGGCACGCGCTCAGCTTCACCCTTGAGGAGAGACAGTGA
- a CDS encoding LacI family DNA-binding transcriptional regulator, giving the protein MPPGLKDVAARAGVSIKTVSNVVNGYTHVSADTRARVQEAIDALGYIPNAAARQLRTRRSGVIALAVPELQSPYFAEMAGLIVQAAERRSWTVLIDQTDGQAERERNLVAGLRRHAIDGLIFSPLALAGEELSRGGDTPMVLLGERVWHGPADHVAIDNTEAAADATRHLCGLGRRSVAAIGAQDFASAVTAHQRLAGYRAAIEEAGLAWDPLLVARVERFHRADGAAAMAALLQRPRRPDAVFCFNDLLALGAIRTLLEQGVRVPEDVAVIGFDDIEDGRFSTPTLSTVAPDTARIARLAVDLLAERLGDGPAASDAPREVRVAHRLVVRESTAG; this is encoded by the coding sequence GTGCCGCCTGGGCTGAAGGACGTCGCCGCGCGTGCCGGTGTGTCGATCAAGACCGTCTCCAACGTGGTCAACGGCTACACGCACGTGTCGGCCGATACGCGGGCCCGCGTCCAGGAGGCGATCGACGCGCTGGGCTACATCCCCAACGCGGCGGCCCGGCAGCTGCGGACCAGGCGATCCGGCGTGATCGCCCTCGCGGTGCCGGAGCTGCAGTCGCCCTACTTCGCCGAGATGGCCGGGCTGATCGTGCAGGCGGCCGAGCGGCGCTCCTGGACCGTGCTGATCGACCAGACCGACGGCCAGGCCGAGCGGGAGCGCAACCTGGTGGCCGGGCTGCGCCGGCACGCCATCGACGGCCTGATCTTCAGCCCGCTGGCGCTGGCCGGCGAGGAGCTGTCCCGCGGCGGGGACACGCCGATGGTGCTGCTCGGCGAGCGGGTCTGGCACGGCCCGGCCGACCACGTCGCGATCGACAACACCGAGGCCGCCGCGGACGCCACCCGGCACCTGTGCGGGCTGGGCCGGCGCAGCGTCGCGGCGATCGGCGCGCAGGACTTCGCGTCGGCGGTGACCGCGCATCAGCGGCTGGCCGGGTACCGCGCGGCGATCGAGGAGGCCGGCCTGGCCTGGGACCCGCTGCTGGTCGCCCGGGTGGAGCGGTTCCACCGGGCCGACGGGGCGGCCGCGATGGCCGCGCTGCTGCAGCGCCCCCGGCGACCGGACGCGGTGTTCTGCTTCAACGACCTGCTGGCGCTCGGCGCGATCCGCACCCTGCTGGAACAGGGCGTGCGGGTGCCCGAGGACGTGGCCGTGATCGGTTTCGACGACATCGAGGACGGCCGGTTCAGCACCCCGACGCTGAGCACCGTCGCGCCGGACACGGCCCGGATCGCGCGTCTCGCCGTCGACCTGCTCGCCGAGCGGCTCGGTGACGGCCCGGCCGCCTCCGACGCGCCCCGGGAGGTCAGGGTCGCGCACCGGCTGGTGGTCCGGGAGAGCACCGCCGGATAA
- a CDS encoding lysyl oxidase family protein: MIEFRWRAVTAAAGAIALTVAGVGVAEAAAAPPAFTFLAATPNVTAERYSDSEGVYIALDLGLHVIAGKDAFEIRAKRAGYDKPVTAHRMVVKGGKKTAVALPAGTVTDFSGLKDFTTIVFKDKAGKVVTQYKTPFCGNSYSSGRTRRDAPATNPYPTRCGGENPFTLGAVWGVQAGWDATVTDQPVNGAGLSKLKAGKYTVTATVNAKYQKMFAIPANKATAKVTVTVADVKNEEKRASAAAAAKPKTAGGHGLHHGEGDASRQVSSRLAEFRAAARRPAQLKAAPATGPKPDLKSLPAWGISLAEGVNSKTGKPDGKWYVNFGATVWNAGTSPLLVDGFRRTGTELMDAYQYFFDAKGKQVGSRPAGTMEWDAREGHLHWHFTDFAQYNLLAADKKLAVRSGKEAFCLANTDAVDYTMAGAKWRPENTDLATSCGANTVVAVREVLDIGNGDTYSQDRPGQSFDITKLKNGTYYIQVLANPSKKLAELSTSNNTALRQIIIGGTAKKRTLTVPKVYGITG, translated from the coding sequence ATGATCGAATTCCGGTGGCGAGCGGTCACCGCGGCGGCGGGCGCGATCGCGCTCACGGTCGCCGGCGTGGGCGTCGCCGAAGCGGCGGCCGCCCCGCCCGCGTTCACGTTCCTGGCTGCCACGCCGAACGTCACGGCCGAGCGGTACAGCGACAGCGAGGGCGTCTACATCGCCCTGGACCTGGGGCTGCACGTGATCGCCGGTAAGGACGCGTTCGAGATCCGGGCCAAGCGCGCCGGTTACGACAAGCCGGTCACCGCCCACCGGATGGTGGTCAAGGGCGGTAAGAAAACGGCCGTCGCGCTTCCGGCCGGCACGGTGACGGACTTCTCCGGCCTCAAGGACTTCACCACGATCGTCTTCAAGGACAAGGCCGGGAAGGTGGTCACCCAGTACAAGACCCCGTTCTGCGGCAACTCGTACTCCTCGGGGCGGACCCGGCGGGACGCGCCCGCGACCAACCCGTACCCGACCCGGTGCGGCGGGGAGAACCCGTTCACCCTCGGCGCGGTCTGGGGTGTCCAGGCCGGGTGGGACGCGACGGTGACCGACCAGCCGGTGAACGGCGCCGGCCTGTCCAAGCTCAAGGCCGGCAAGTACACCGTGACGGCCACGGTGAACGCGAAGTACCAGAAGATGTTCGCGATCCCGGCGAACAAGGCCACCGCGAAGGTGACCGTGACGGTGGCCGACGTCAAGAACGAGGAGAAGCGGGCCTCCGCGGCCGCGGCGGCGAAGCCGAAGACGGCCGGGGGTCACGGCCTGCACCACGGTGAGGGCGACGCCAGCCGCCAGGTCTCGTCCCGGCTGGCCGAGTTCCGGGCCGCCGCCCGCCGCCCGGCGCAGCTGAAGGCCGCGCCCGCGACCGGGCCGAAGCCGGACCTCAAGTCGCTGCCGGCGTGGGGCATCTCGCTCGCCGAGGGCGTCAACTCCAAGACCGGCAAGCCGGACGGCAAGTGGTACGTCAACTTCGGCGCGACGGTGTGGAACGCCGGCACGTCCCCGCTGCTCGTCGACGGGTTCCGCCGCACCGGCACCGAGCTGATGGACGCGTACCAGTACTTCTTCGACGCCAAGGGCAAGCAGGTCGGGTCGCGGCCGGCCGGCACCATGGAGTGGGACGCGCGCGAGGGTCACCTGCACTGGCACTTCACCGACTTCGCGCAGTACAACCTGCTCGCGGCCGACAAGAAACTGGCCGTGCGCAGCGGCAAGGAGGCGTTCTGCCTGGCCAACACGGACGCGGTCGACTACACGATGGCGGGCGCGAAGTGGCGGCCGGAGAACACCGACCTGGCGACGTCCTGCGGTGCGAACACCGTGGTCGCGGTCCGCGAGGTGCTGGACATCGGCAACGGTGACACGTACAGCCAGGACCGGCCGGGTCAGTCGTTCGACATCACCAAGCTGAAGAACGGCACCTACTACATCCAGGTGCTGGCGAACCCGTCGAAGAAGCTGGCCGAGCTGAGCACCAGCAACAACACGGCGCTGCGCCAGATCATCATCGGCGGGACCGCGAAGAAGCGGACCCTGACGGTGCCGAAGGTCTACGGCATCACCGGCTGA